TTATACGATTGAACCGGGGAAAACTGCCAGGTGTCCTGGAGTCGAAACATGAAGCCGTAATAGCCCTCGTCGCCGAGTTTGTATACGTCGTTTTTGATCACTTCTGAGTGGTAACGGCCTGGTTTGACTAGGTCGTCGTCTGCATCATCGTTGTTGCGGTAGCGATCGGTGTACTTTTGGTCGTATATTTGGGTCATTTTGAGTGCCGTTGAGCCTTTGTAGACTATGTCCGTGACTTGTTCTACTGTGCCGTTGTGTTCGAtattcttccagctccagccGGATGTTGTTCCGGTGTTAGTGAAGCTTTGAGTGGCTTGTGCTGTTGTGCTGAGTAGCAGCGTTGCTGCGATGAGTTGGAGCCGCATCTTGAAGAGGGTAGAGCTTGGGTGTCTGGTTTCGGTTCTTGGTTGGGGTGTTGGCGAGTTTTGTATTTCTTTCATACAGTGTCTTTTCAGAGTTAATATATCCTTCTGAGTTCTATCCCTTGCTCGCGTGTGCTGTTGATATCATATTCATATCCCTTCTTTATCGGTAAGTAATCTTAAAACCCCACTTATGCAGGGGTCAGTCTAACTTCTAAGTGGGTGATTGCAAAAGGAACCGGGGTATATATCAGGCAAACAACAAACATAGGCTTTACTTACTTTATGGTGACTGCGGAAACGTCAGCCATTATATAATCCAAGAGGAAGCGTGGCAGGTGAACTCAATGTGTCATACACAAGAGTATACCGACATTTTATCGATTGGCCCCTTGCTGCTGCAACAGCACCCGGGTATGCAGGGGCAGCCGAAATAAGCAACAGAGATTTTTATTGCTAAATTGGAACAAGCTGCTTTACAtatttgtcttcttctattatttatatctattctaCAATTGAATACTATTTAGCCGTCGCCAACTAGCCTTATGACATTCCTTCACGGagtatctttaatttataaccCTGTTCAAGAGGGGGCATCAGCATAGCTGAGCTGGCGGGATTCTGTGCTTTGACAATCTAAGTTCGTGCCTGAttaaatgaaagaaaagattttataCATGATAGATATCCATACTGTGAGTCACTATCATAGAGTACCGTAGTTCTGTTATGATGATAACTTAAATAGTGTAGATAAACCCGAATCTAACCCTACACAGTTCCATTCAACCACTCGGGTATCCTAACTCACTCATAGCCCATTGTGCCAACCCAGTCCAAGGTGGGAAGAGTATATCCACGATATTCGATGTTAGCTGCGCGCTCCAGCCTTCTAACACCCAGCATTGCGTCTCAACTTCCTGCAGCGCGACTACATAATACAGTAGCACCACCATCGCCCCGGGGTGCTGCTCCTGCATCAAATTAAAAAGGTCCCCAAGCAGTATGCTCAGCCACGTGAACACAACGTGTAGCTCGCCCGCCATCGTAGTGGCCGGCATTGCTGCGCAGTCTAGCATCGACTGTGCAcctttatttaatagagcCAAGATGGCATTATCGATATTAGTCAGATTAGAAATTCGAGACTGAAGGA
This window of the Aspergillus flavus chromosome 8, complete sequence genome carries:
- a CDS encoding polysaccharide lyase-domain-containing protein — encoded protein: MKEIQNSPTPQPRTETRHPSSTLFKMRLQLIAATLLLSTTAQATQSFTNTGTTSGWSWKNIEHNGTVEQVTDIVYKGSTALKMTQIYDQKYTDRYRNNDDADDDLVKPGRYHSEVIKNDVYKLGDEGYYGFMFRLQDTWQFSPVQSYNIAQFMGEFPDRGCEQFHWIPSNMVYLYGDQLYLHQRTGKVCAPKETIYSNLATVSAGEWHKVVIHSEWRADGTGSYGLWFDGVKVLEEYDIDTTIDDGDTAFQFRVGIYANGWHDNGGMKGTQGTRQVWYDQIAIGTTFADADPDQW